In the Clostridium gelidum genome, TTTACGTAGGCCTCTGCACCTTTACATTTTTCATCATATAACATGATTGGTAATCCGAAACTTGGTGCTTCTGCTAATCTTACATTTCTCGAAATTGTTGTTTTATAAACTTTATCCTTAAAATATTTCTGAACTTCTTTTAAAACTTCATTGCTAAGATTTGTCCTATAATCAAACATAGTCATTACTACGCCTTCAATATCTAAATCTTTATTAAGTGATTTTTTTACTAATTGGATTGTATTAACTAATTGACTAACACCTTCTAATGCATAAAATTCGCATTGAATTGGAATTAAAACCGAATCTGCACAAGTTAGCGCATTTATAGTTAATACACCTAAAGATGGTGGACAGTCAATAAATACATAATCATATTCATCTTTAATTTCATTTAATTTATCTTTCATTATATTCTCTCTATTTTTTCTATTTATAAGTTCAACCTCAGCTCCTGCAAGCTCCATAGTTGAAGGTGATATAAATAAATTTTGAACTAGGTCACTTCTTACTATTGAATCTTTAATAGGAGTATCAGAAATTAAAACATCATAAATAGATAAATCCAAATTATTTTTATCTAATCCTAATCCACTTGTTGTGTTTCCTTGAGGATCTATGTCTATAGTCAAAACTTTATAACCCTCCATTGCTAAATATGCACATAAATTTATATTAGTAGTTGTCTTTCCAACTCCACCTTTTTGATTAAAAATGCAAATTGTTTTCATGATATGAATTTCCCCCCTTTCCCATATTATCATTATATATATTTTCCTTATATAATAAAAGAATTATGTCCTAAAAAACATTATTATTATAAATTTATCTTATTAAAAATACATTTTAAATAAAATTTCCCTATATAATATAAAACTGTAAAACTATAAATAGGTATGTTTTTAAAGCTATATATAATTTAGTAATTGCATAGTTTTATATATAATGAAAATAGGCTACATTATTGTAACCCTAATTTCACTAATTTAGCTATTATTTATTTTTATTTGTTTACCTTTTGAATTTTAACTGTTACTTCTATGAATTCATCTTCATCTTTATAAGTATATTCAGCTGGTATATCAAACTTTTGGAATACTTGTTTAATTGTATTCACATATAATTTCGCTGGTAAAACACTTTTTATATTTCTTTTTGTCTTATTCTTTAGCTCTTCTCCTGCTAATTTAAGCAATTCTGTATTAATAAGTTCTTCTGTTTTCTTTACATTTAATCCATTTTTTATTACTTTCTGAACAATTACTAATTGCAATTCTTTATTTGGAACAGTAAGTAATGCTCTTGAATGTCTTTCTGTTAATTTATTTTTAAGACATAATTCTCTAACTTCAGGGCTTAATTTTAATAATCTTAATTTATTAGCAATTGTAGATTGCTTTTTTCCCATTTTTTTTGCTAATTCATCTTGCGTAAAATTATGATCATTGATCAAATTATAATATGCTTCTGCTTCTTCAACATAATTTAAATCTTCTCTTTGTAGATTTTCTAGCAAAGCTATTTGAGCTGATTCAGAATCTGTTATATCAATAACATTACAAGGAACGGTCTCTAGCTTAGCTAATTTAGCAGCTCTAAGTCTTCTTTCTCCTGCTACTAGTTCGAAAACATCCCCTCTTTTTCTTACCGTAAGTGGTTGAATTATTCCATGTTGTATAATTGATTGCGATAACTCTTCAATTGCTTCTTCATTAAAATATTTACGTGGTTGATAAATATTTGGAATCACTTTATCTGTATTGATTTTTATTATTTCATTATTCATGTTCCCAACCCATCCCTTATTAAAATACTGTGACAAATTCACTTTACACTACTTACTTATTCTACTATAATTATATTTTCCCTTTTTTGTTTTATTTTAAATGTATTTTTTGTAATTAATTACATTGTATTACATATTATTTAAGTGGATCTTTTGTTATTGATCCTGCTTTTCTTGGATATACCTTAGAACATACTGCTATTTTTTTTACTACAACCAAATTATGCCTCAATTCTGTATCTTCAATATTAACTTCACAGATATCTACCAATTCTCCACCAAGAATTTTAATTGCACCTTTGCTCTCTTTAATTTCTTGATCAACTGACGGCCCCTTTAGTGCAATAAAATTTCCACCAATTTTTACATATGGTAAACAGAATTCAGACAATACACTCATATTAGCAACTGCTCTAGATGTTGCAATATCAAACTTTTCTCGTAATTTACGATCTCTTGCTCCATCTTCTGCTCTTGAATGAATTGTAGTCACGTTAGATAATCCTAGATCATTTACAACAGTATTCAAAAAATTAATTCTCTTATTTAAAGAATCCAATAATGTAACTTTTATATCATCTTTCATAATAGCAATTGGTAATCCTGGAAATCCTGCTCCTGTGCCAACATCTATTAAATTCTTAGCACTTTTTAATTCATCTCTTTTAAAAGCTTTGATAGAATCTATAAAATGCTTTTTAATTACTTCTTCATCCTCTACTATAGCAGTTAAATTTATTTTTTCATTCCATTCTTGAAGAAGTTTCATATAAATTAAAAATTTCTCATATTGCTCCTTTGATAATTGTAAACCAACATCTTCTGCTGATTTAGACATTAAATTATAAAAATCCATAAATCCTCCATTAATAATTAAGATTTTTTATTATAGTAATGTTCAAGATAAATAAGTAAAACTGAAATGTCTGCTGGAGATACTCCTGAAATACGTGACGCTTGCCCTACACTGATTGGTTTGATATTATTTAGCTTTTGCTCAGCTTCTGTCCTTAACCCCTTAATATGGCTATAATCAATATCCTTAGGTAATATCTTCTTTTCAAACTTTTTAAACTGAGAAACTTGTTCAAGTTGACTTTGAATATATCCCTCATATTTTGTAAGTATATTAAGTTGTTCTCCAATATCATAAGGTAATTCTTGCCTTTCAGTATCTAATTGTTCTAAATTAAAATAATTCAATTCTGGTCTTTGCATTAATTCATAAAAGCTGACTGGCTTTCTAAGCTCTGCTGAACTTAATGAAAGTAAAAATTCATTTACTTCTTTTTTATTTGTCACTTTTAATTTCTTTAATCTATCTAATTCATTTTCTACATTTTGCTTTCTTGTTAAAAATCTAGAGTATCTTTCTTCAGTAACTAATCCAACCCTATGCCCTATCTCAGTTAATCTAAAGTCCGCATTATCTTGACGTAGTAGCAATCTATACTCTGCTCTAGATGTC is a window encoding:
- a CDS encoding ParA family protein, with translation MKTICIFNQKGGVGKTTTNINLCAYLAMEGYKVLTIDIDPQGNTTSGLGLDKNNLDLSIYDVLISDTPIKDSIVRSDLVQNLFISPSTMELAGAEVELINRKNRENIMKDKLNEIKDEYDYVFIDCPPSLGVLTINALTCADSVLIPIQCEFYALEGVSQLVNTIQLVKKSLNKDLDIEGVVMTMFDYRTNLSNEVLKEVQKYFKDKVYKTTISRNVRLAEAPSFGLPIMLYDEKCKGAEAYVKLTKEFLKRQ
- a CDS encoding ParB/RepB/Spo0J family partition protein, translated to MNNEIIKINTDKVIPNIYQPRKYFNEEAIEELSQSIIQHGIIQPLTVRKRGDVFELVAGERRLRAAKLAKLETVPCNVIDITDSESAQIALLENLQREDLNYVEEAEAYYNLINDHNFTQDELAKKMGKKQSTIANKLRLLKLSPEVRELCLKNKLTERHSRALLTVPNKELQLVIVQKVIKNGLNVKKTEELINTELLKLAGEELKNKTKRNIKSVLPAKLYVNTIKQVFQKFDIPAEYTYKDEDEFIEVTVKIQKVNK
- the rsmG gene encoding 16S rRNA (guanine(527)-N(7))-methyltransferase RsmG, producing the protein MDFYNLMSKSAEDVGLQLSKEQYEKFLIYMKLLQEWNEKINLTAIVEDEEVIKKHFIDSIKAFKRDELKSAKNLIDVGTGAGFPGLPIAIMKDDIKVTLLDSLNKRINFLNTVVNDLGLSNVTTIHSRAEDGARDRKLREKFDIATSRAVANMSVLSEFCLPYVKIGGNFIALKGPSVDQEIKESKGAIKILGGELVDICEVNIEDTELRHNLVVVKKIAVCSKVYPRKAGSITKDPLK